A part of Leifsonia xyli subsp. xyli str. CTCB07 genomic DNA contains:
- a CDS encoding CitMHS family transporter yields MRNIQEGPPPFPTVCGKSPIRLDEGVDVLVILGFAMILVFMALIMTKRLTPMVALILVPTVFGLFAGAGLGLGDMILEALKNLAPTAALLMFAIMFFGIMIDVGLFDPLIRFIVRFLGDDPAKVVIGTALLSGAVSLDGDGSTTFIIVTSAMLPIYLRLGMSPVTLTCVAGLVNGTLNIVPWGGPTARAASALKVSPTDIFVPMLPSLAIGLAVAFALVWTLGVRERNRLGALTLSEPFLAERPQEAKRFSLFQGRRLTRGSQTTPGARASVDTRDVVAVRPGTALTDPADTAMADTALDPQRATLRPQLVWVNLALTLVVMVLLVIDILPLAYIFMVGAALALMINFPKLRSQADEIVAHAPSIVGVVSMVLAAGVLVGVLNGTGMVTAMAKWVVEIVPPPLGPFFAVITGLLSIPMTFFMSNDAFYYGILPVLSETAATYGISPVEMARASIIGQPVHLQSPLVPAILLLVSLANVNLGDHHRKVLWRALLVALTMLVASVVLGAIPFGSRL; encoded by the coding sequence ATGCGAAATATCCAGGAGGGACCTCCCCCATTCCCTACGGTGTGTGGGAAGTCCCCTATCCGCCTCGACGAAGGAGTCGACGTGCTCGTCATCCTCGGATTCGCCATGATCCTGGTCTTCATGGCGCTCATCATGACCAAACGGCTGACGCCGATGGTCGCGCTCATCCTCGTGCCCACGGTCTTCGGCCTGTTCGCGGGCGCCGGCCTCGGGCTCGGCGACATGATCCTGGAAGCGCTGAAGAACCTCGCGCCGACAGCGGCGCTGCTCATGTTCGCGATCATGTTCTTCGGCATCATGATCGATGTCGGCCTGTTCGATCCGCTCATCCGATTCATCGTGCGCTTCCTCGGAGACGACCCGGCGAAGGTCGTGATCGGCACAGCGCTGCTGTCGGGCGCCGTCTCACTCGACGGCGACGGCTCCACGACGTTCATCATCGTGACCTCGGCCATGCTGCCGATCTACCTGCGGCTCGGGATGAGCCCGGTGACCCTCACCTGCGTCGCCGGCCTAGTGAACGGCACGCTCAACATCGTCCCGTGGGGCGGACCGACCGCCCGCGCGGCGTCCGCGCTCAAGGTCTCCCCCACCGACATCTTCGTGCCCATGCTCCCCTCCCTCGCCATCGGCCTCGCCGTCGCATTCGCGCTGGTCTGGACGCTCGGTGTGCGCGAGCGGAACCGTCTCGGCGCTCTCACCCTCAGCGAACCGTTCCTGGCTGAGCGACCGCAGGAAGCCAAACGCTTCTCGCTGTTCCAGGGCAGGCGTCTCACACGCGGCTCCCAGACCACCCCCGGCGCCCGGGCTTCCGTGGACACACGCGACGTGGTGGCGGTGCGCCCGGGCACCGCCCTGACCGACCCTGCCGACACCGCGATGGCCGACACCGCGCTCGACCCTCAGCGAGCGACCCTCCGGCCACAGCTCGTCTGGGTGAACCTCGCGTTGACGCTCGTGGTCATGGTGCTGCTGGTGATCGACATCCTGCCGCTAGCCTACATCTTCATGGTCGGCGCGGCCTTGGCGCTCATGATCAACTTCCCCAAGCTCCGCAGCCAGGCCGACGAGATCGTCGCGCACGCACCGAGCATCGTCGGCGTGGTCTCGATGGTGCTGGCGGCCGGCGTCCTCGTCGGGGTGCTGAACGGCACGGGGATGGTCACTGCGATGGCGAAGTGGGTGGTCGAGATCGTGCCGCCGCCGCTCGGGCCATTCTTCGCCGTGATCACGGGACTGCTCAGCATCCCGATGACCTTCTTCATGTCGAACGACGCTTTCTACTACGGCATCCTGCCCGTGCTGTCGGAGACCGCGGCCACCTACGGCATCAGCCCGGTCGAAATGGCGCGCGCTTCCATCATCGGCCAGCCGGTGCATCTGCAGAGTCCCCTCGTGCCCGCCATCCTGCTGCTGGTGTCGCTCGCAAACGTGAACCTCGGCGACCACCACAGGAAAGTGCTCTGGCGGGCGTTGCTGGTGGCGCTGACGATGCTGGTGGCGAGTGTCGTGCTGGGCGCGATCCCGTTCGGGTCGAGACTCTAG
- a CDS encoding PLD nuclease N-terminal domain-containing protein, whose amino-acid sequence MAVISLLVFALFLVALIDIILRTGDQIRHLPKVAWIVIVILLPLIGSVLWFALGRERSGARAPRPARRKRTVIVRESAPTPGSPSTEEQLEALEREIADDRIRQLEAKLRQRRDGSPE is encoded by the coding sequence ATGGCCGTTATCTCGCTGCTGGTCTTCGCCCTGTTCCTGGTGGCGTTGATCGATATCATCCTGCGCACCGGCGACCAGATCAGGCACCTGCCGAAGGTCGCCTGGATCGTCATCGTGATCCTGCTGCCCCTCATCGGCAGCGTCCTCTGGTTCGCGCTCGGGAGGGAACGCTCCGGGGCGCGCGCCCCGCGCCCCGCCCGGCGGAAGCGGACCGTGATCGTCCGCGAGTCCGCCCCGACGCCCGGCTCTCCCTCCACGGAAGAGCAGCTCGAAGCGCTGGAGCGTGAGATCGCCGACGACCGCATCCGGCAGCTGGAGGCCAAACTCCGGCAGCGCCGGGATGGCTCCCCGGAGTGA